One region of Luteolibacter yonseiensis genomic DNA includes:
- a CDS encoding glycoside hydrolase family 3 protein: MKRVPSTRSGKVQCRMGDGMERVTRVPSGAWILPMMDGSLLVLGIAGTELTCGEAALFRKLQPAGYILFSRNIGTAGQTRKLTDDLRGISYDTPIIAIDQEGGRVTRTKDIAPVAPSAPALAAVGDMGKIADAGAFTGDLLRMLGVNLNFAPVLDLDHFPGMQNALRGRCWGRDPQRVIDFAGHWNRWMRKRSVAGCAKHFPACGRAQSDPHHDLPSSPATLDELLREDVIPYTALMPELDSIMLAHVEFPNIDPEFPASLSPRIIRRFLRDQLGFDRHVVLTDDLDMGAITNRYGRGEDVKLAITAGNDLALICHRTDTAEVAAAAIAGLPRWMVDEAHERVHRLRRRLHSPPEWSEKKWLATCDSLAELAAAVPEIGTPQADSPVADY, encoded by the coding sequence ATGAAACGGGTTCCTAGCACCCGTTCCGGCAAGGTGCAATGTCGCATGGGTGACGGGATGGAAAGAGTGACAAGGGTTCCCTCGGGTGCTTGGATTCTCCCGATGATGGATGGCTCACTACTGGTGCTCGGGATCGCCGGGACCGAACTGACGTGCGGGGAGGCGGCGCTTTTCCGCAAGCTGCAACCGGCCGGCTACATCCTGTTCTCCCGGAACATCGGCACCGCCGGGCAGACGCGGAAGCTCACGGACGACCTGCGCGGCATTTCCTACGACACGCCCATCATCGCCATCGATCAGGAAGGCGGAAGGGTCACGCGGACGAAGGACATCGCTCCTGTGGCACCCTCCGCCCCGGCACTCGCGGCGGTGGGGGACATGGGAAAAATCGCGGATGCCGGCGCGTTCACGGGAGATCTGCTGCGGATGCTCGGGGTGAATTTGAATTTCGCCCCCGTGCTGGATCTCGATCATTTTCCGGGCATGCAAAACGCGTTGCGAGGACGCTGCTGGGGGCGTGATCCGCAGCGGGTCATCGATTTCGCGGGCCATTGGAACCGCTGGATGCGGAAACGCTCGGTGGCGGGCTGTGCGAAACATTTCCCCGCCTGTGGCAGGGCGCAATCGGATCCGCACCACGATCTTCCCTCGTCACCGGCGACCTTGGACGAATTGCTGCGCGAGGATGTGATTCCCTACACTGCGCTGATGCCGGAACTGGACTCCATCATGCTAGCACATGTGGAATTCCCGAACATCGACCCGGAGTTCCCCGCGTCACTCTCGCCGCGCATCATCCGGCGTTTCCTGCGCGACCAGCTCGGCTTCGACCGGCACGTCGTCCTGACGGACGACCTCGACATGGGAGCGATCACGAACCGCTACGGGCGCGGAGAGGATGTGAAACTCGCCATCACCGCGGGAAATGATCTCGCCCTCATCTGTCACCGGACCGACACAGCCGAAGTGGCGGCGGCGGCCATCGCCGGGTTGCCGCGCTGGATGGTGGATGAGGCACACGAACGCGTGCACAGGTTGCGCCGCAGGCTGCATTCCCCGCCTGAGTGGTCTGAAAAAAAATGGCTGGCGACGTGTGATTCCCTGGCGGAACTCGCCGCCGCCGTCCCGGAAATCGGGACACCACAGGCTGACAGCCCGGTGGCGGATTACTGA
- the metX gene encoding homoserine O-acetyltransferase MetX translates to MSAETRTHFFETGSPDEPVRLRDGGMLPGITLAYETWGELNEDRSNAIFLFHALSGSHHAVGVNTAIDGVGELWQAEMHEGWWETMIGPGKAIDTDRFFIVCANYLGGCYGSTGPGSIHPETGKPWGASFPSISAADQVEVFTHLLDHFGIGTLHAVVGPSVGGLIALTFATRFPARVKNVIVIASGYKTTVLNRLHLFEQILAIENDPHFNGGDYYDDAPPLYGLVLARMISHKTFVHLDAIEKRARQDIVQPDDVLAWYRVRDQFQSYMLHQGKKFVKRFDANTYLRIIDMWSRYDATQEGDAETPRDLFERARLAGQKWLVFSIDSDFCFFPEEQAELVKHLEEAKVDVMHISVHSDKGHDSFLLEPDLYTPHISWVLGK, encoded by the coding sequence ATGTCCGCCGAGACCCGCACGCATTTCTTTGAAACCGGAAGCCCTGACGAACCCGTGCGGTTGCGGGATGGCGGAATGCTGCCGGGCATCACCCTCGCTTACGAAACCTGGGGCGAACTGAACGAGGACCGCTCGAACGCGATCTTCCTCTTCCACGCGCTGTCCGGCTCGCATCACGCCGTCGGAGTGAATACCGCTATCGACGGTGTCGGAGAACTCTGGCAGGCGGAAATGCACGAGGGTTGGTGGGAAACGATGATCGGCCCCGGCAAGGCGATCGACACGGACCGGTTCTTCATCGTTTGCGCGAACTATCTCGGCGGTTGTTATGGCAGCACCGGCCCCGGGTCCATCCACCCGGAAACCGGAAAACCATGGGGGGCATCGTTCCCTTCCATCTCCGCGGCGGACCAGGTCGAGGTTTTCACGCATCTGCTGGATCACTTCGGGATCGGGACCCTGCACGCCGTGGTGGGGCCATCGGTGGGAGGACTGATCGCGCTGACCTTCGCGACACGTTTCCCCGCCCGGGTGAAAAACGTCATCGTCATCGCCTCGGGATACAAGACGACGGTGCTGAACCGCCTGCACCTCTTCGAGCAGATCCTCGCGATTGAAAACGACCCGCATTTCAACGGGGGAGACTATTACGACGATGCTCCGCCGCTCTACGGACTGGTGCTTGCCAGAATGATCTCCCACAAGACCTTCGTCCACCTCGACGCCATCGAAAAGCGCGCGCGCCAGGACATCGTCCAGCCGGATGACGTGCTCGCGTGGTATCGCGTCCGCGACCAGTTCCAGAGCTACATGCTGCATCAGGGGAAAAAGTTCGTGAAACGTTTCGATGCGAACACCTACCTCCGCATCATCGACATGTGGTCGCGCTATGACGCGACGCAGGAGGGCGATGCCGAAACCCCGCGCGACCTTTTCGAGCGCGCGCGTCTGGCGGGCCAGAAGTGGCTCGTCTTCTCCATTGATTCCGACTTCTGCTTTTTCCCGGAAGAGCAGGCGGAGCTGGTGAAGCACCTGGAAGAGGCGAAGGTGGATGTCATGCACATCAGCGTGCATTCGGACAAGGGTCACGACTCGTTCCTGCTGGAGCCGGACCTCTACACACCGCACATCTCGTGGGTGCTGGGCAAATGA